The nucleotide sequence CAGACGGTCTTCGGCGTGGGCAACTACGCCAAGGTCGCCATTCCGCTGCTGATCATCATCATCGGCCTTGCCGAGTGGCCCCAGTACGCCCGGACCATCCGCGCCAACGTACTTGCCGAACGCAAGAAGGAATACGTCGAAGCCGCGCGCATCATCGGGCTGTCCAAAAAACGCATCATGTGGCGTCACATTCTGCCAAACACCCTTTCGCCCATTCTGGTCATCTCCACCGTACAGGTGGCGAACGCCATCATGAGCGAGGCCGCCCTCTCGTTCCTCGGGCTGGGCATGCCGGTCACGCGCCCCTCTCTCGGTTCACTCATCACCGCGGGCTTCGAGTACATCTTCTCGGGAGCATGGTGGATCACCATCTTCCCCGGCATCATCCTCGTGGCGCTGATTCTGGTCATCAACCTTCTGGGCGACTGGCTCAGGGATTACCTGAACCCCAAACTGTACAAGGGGTAGACAGTGGAACATCTGCTAGACATAAAAAACCTCAGTGTGGAGTTTGCCCTGCGAAGCGGCAACGTCCGCGCGGTGAGGGACGTAAGCCTCTCGCTGGGCAAAGGCGAACGCCTCGGCCTGGTGGGCGAGTCCGGCGCGGGAAAATCCGTGCTCGGTTTCTCCATAATCAACCTCATCTCCAAGCCGGGCTTCATCTCCGGCGGCGAAGTCATCTTCCAGGGCGATGACATCTCCAAGTATCCCTACGAGAAGATGCGCCGCATCCGGGGCAACAGGATCTCCATGATCTTCCAGGACCCCATGATGACCCTCAACCCCGTGCTGACCGTGGGCACCCAGATGAAGGAAACCCTTCGCGCCCACATGAACATATCGGACAAGGAAGCCACGGCGATCTGTATCGACAAGCTCAAGAAGGTTTACATTCCTTCTCCCGAAAAGCGTCTCGAACAGTATCCCCATGAGTTCTCCGGCGGTATGCGCCAACGCATCGTGGTCGCCATCTCCTTGCTGACCAACCCGAACCTGATCATCGCGGACGAACCCACCACGGCGCTCGACGTGACCATTCAGGCCGAGATCATGGATCTGCTGCTGGAACTGTGCGAAACCGAAAACATGGGCCTGATGCTCATCACCCACGACCTCGCGGTGGTCTCCGAAGTAACCCAGCGCATCGCGGTGCTTTACGCCGGACGCGTGGTCGAGGTCGGCCCCACGAGACGAATCATCGAAAATCCGCAGCATCCCTATACGCAGGGGCTCATCAAGGCCCTGCCGCAGAGCGCGCACGGCAATCGCCTGAACCAGATTCCGGGCATGATGCCCTCACTTCAGGACATGCCCGAAGGCTGCCCCTTCTGTCCACGCTGCGAGCACCGCAAGGACCACTGCGCCACCCAGACACCGCCCCTGCGTCCGACCGAGGCAGGCGGTTTCGTGGCCTGCTTCATGGAGGAGGCCTGCAATGAGTAAGCTCCTCGAAGTCAAAAACGTCGACAGGCACTTCGACATATCCGGCTCCATCGTGGACCAGCTGTCCTTCAAAGGCGGCAAAATCACGCGGGAGAAAACCCTCGTCAAGGCCGTGAACAACGTCAGCCTCGACATCCGCAGGGGCGAAACCCTCTCGGTTGTCGGGGAGTCCGGCTGCGGCAAGTCCACGCTGGCACGGACGGTCATGGGCCTTTATCAGCCCAACGCCGGAGAGATCCATTACGACGGGACGCGCATCGACACCCTCACGGGCCGTCGCCGCCGCCCCTACCGTACGCGCATGCAGATGGTGTTTCAGGACCCATACGCGTCCCTGAACCCGCGCATGACCGTCAAACAGATCCTCGAAGAACCGGTCAGGTTCCACAACCCGAACCTGAACCGCAAGGAAGTGCGCGACATCATCCTGACCACCATGGATCAGGTGGGCGTCAACACAGCGTGGATCGACAACTTCGCCCACGAATTCTCCGGCGGCCAGCGCCAGCGCATCAGCCTCGCGCGCGCCCTCGTGCTCGACCCGGAATTCGTGGCAGCGGACGAACCCATCGCCGCGCTCGACGTATCCATTCAGGCGCAGATCCTGAACTTGATGATGGACGCGCAGGAACAGCGCGGCCTGACATACCTGTTTATCAGTCACGACCTGTCGGTGGTCGAGCACATCTCCACTCGCGTGGCCGTGATGTACCTCGGCTGCCTGTGCGAACTGGCCGACGTAAAGGAACTCTTCGGCAATCCGCAGCATCCGTACTCCCGCGCCCTGCTCTCGGCCATTCCGAGACTCGGCGGTCAGGCGGGCGGACACATCCGCCTCTCAGGCGACGTGCCCACGCCCATCAACCTGCCCAGCGGCTGCGTCTTCCACGGACGCTGCCCGCACGCGGACGAACGCTGCCGCACCGAGGTTCCCGAACTGCTCACGCTCGAATCCGGAACCAGCGTCGCCTGTCATGGCATTGAGGAAGGCCGGGTGTAACCCCCCTCCGCCCCAATAAAGATGAAGGCCGCCTCCAAGGGCGGCCTTTTTTACGTCTGAAGAACCACGCGGCCAGCGGGCCGGATGAATGAGAATGCAATCAGATCAGCGTCAGCTGATCATCCCCATCCTCAAGGCGCATCCGGAGATGTTTGTAGGCCTTGGGCGTGGCAACCCGGCCGCGCGGGGTGCGTTTGAGAAACCCGCATTGGATGAGAAACGGCTCGTAAATGTCCTCGATGGTGCGCACCTCTTCGGCGCAGGCGGCGGCAAGGGTCTTCACGCCCACCGGGCCGCCGCCGAAATGTTCGATCATCAGCGTCAGGATGCGACGGTCCATGTGATCCAGGCCGTAGGGGTCCACATCGAGCCGATCCAACGCCATTTCCGCCAGTTCACGGTCGATGTTGCCGTCGCCGTGCACCGAAGCGAAGTCCTTAACACGGCGAAGCAGCCTGTTGGCGATGCGCGGCGTACCGCGGGAGCGTTTCCCGATGGTCAGCGCACCCTCGTCGGAAACTTTCACGTCGATAATGGTCGAAGCGCGCTTGACGATGGCGGCCAGCTCCTCCGGCGAATAGAAGTCGATACGGAAAATGCAACCGAAGCGATCGCGAAGCGGTGAAGTCAGCAGGCCGATGCGAGTGGTGGCACCCACAAGGGTGAACGGCTCAAGGTCGAGCTTCACGGTGCGTGCGCCGGGACCGGAACCGATCACGAGGTCGATCTGGAAATCCTCCATGGCCGGGTACAGCACTTCCTCGACCGTGGCGGGCATACGGTGAATCTCATCAATGAAAAGAATGTCGCCGCGTTCAAGGTTGGTCAGGATGGCGGCGAGGTCGCCAGAACGCTCCATGACCGGGCCGGAGGTGGAAACCATGTTCACGCCAAGCTCCGAGGAGATGATCCGCGCCAGCGTGGTCTTGCCGAGGCCGGGGTTGCCGTAGAACAGCGTATGGTCCATGGCGGTTCCGGCGTTCTGTGCGGCCTTGATGAAGACTTCCAGATTCCCGCGCAGGTCGTTCTGGCCGATGAAGTCTCCGAGTTTGCGTGGACGAATGGTGTCGTCCGGCATGGTGCACTTGCTCATGAACGGTCCTTGGCGATCTGTTTGAGCGTGGCCCGGATGGCGCTGGCCGCGTCGAGGTCGGGCTCGTCTTCAAAGACGGCCTTGAGCATGGGCCTGACTTCCTCCTCGGAATACCCGAGATTCTTCAGGGCTGTCAGCGCGTCGAAATATTGCCCCTGAGGGCCTGCGGGCGCGGCGTCGCGGGTCGGGATGGTCGTGCCTTTGCCGCTGGAGGCAAGCTTGTCCACCTTGTCCTTGAGGAACCACAGGATCTGCTTGGCAGACTTGGGGCCGATGCCGGGCACCGTGGCCATGGTGTCCACGTCCTCGCGAAAGGCTATCTCGCGCAGGTGATCGGCGTCGAATTTCGAAAGAATCGCCAGCGCCTTCTTGGGACCAAGCTTGTCGATGGAAATAAGCGTGCGGAACAACCGCAGATCATCGGCTGAGCCAAAGCCATAGAGGTCGATGGCCTTTTCCGCGACGGCGGTATGGATATGCAACTGCACCTCCCCGCCCTTCTGCGGCAGACGGGAGAGAACCGTTGTCGGCGCCAGAATCTCGTAGCCAACACCACCGGGCGTCAAAAGTACCAGCGACGTGTCGTCGAATCCGAGCAGTCGTCCTTCAAGATATGCAATCATGATTTCTCCGGCGGCGCGGTCTTTTCCGCCCGCTGACGAGGCACTTTATACCATTAGGGCCAGACATTCAAAGGAAAGGGACGAGACAGGTCGGCAATGAAAATGGCCGCCCGGAGCGAGCGGCCATTTCGAAATCGTTCGGTCAGCTGCCGGTGAGCCTGCGCATCCGCCGCTCATTCAGATGGCAGATGGCAATGGCCAGCGCATCCGAGGCATCCTCGGCCCAGTCCGGCTTTTTCACGCCAAGCGTCTGGGCCACCATGAAGGCGACCTGATCCTTGGGTGCGTTGCCTACACCCACAAGGTTTTTCTTTACCTTGGACGGCTCGTATTCCGCCACGGACAGACCGGCCACGGCACATGCGGCCATGGCGGCTCCCCGAGCCTGCCCCAGCTTGAGGGCGGAGGTAGCGCTCTTGGAGACGAATACGCTCTCTATGGCGGCCTCAACCGGACAGTGGCTGCCGATGAGTTCCGCAATCCGGGAATGAATCACCCCCAGCCGCGTGGACATCTGCTTCTTGACCGGTGTCCGAATGGTTCCGGTTTCCACAAGGCTGACCTGACCGGACAGCTCCCGGATGATGCCGTAGCCCGTCACCCGCGAGCCGGGGTCGAGACCGATGACCACGAGGCCGCAGGCGTCATCCATGCGTTATTCCATGCCTTCCATCAGGTCGTCGGGGAAGTCGGCGTTGACGTAGATGTTCTGCACGTCGTCGTTGTCTTCGATGAAATCCATGAGCTTGACGACTTTCTGTCCGGTTTCCTTGTCCACGGGGACGAGGTTCTCGGGCACCTGCTGCATCTCGGAGGATTCGTAGGTCATGCCCGCTTCGTCAAAAGCCTGCTGCACGGCAACATATTCGGAGGGAGCGCAATGCACGGAAAGCATTTCGCCCTCGTCGATAATATCTTCGGCACCGGCTTCGAGGCCCACTTCCATGAGGTCGTCCTCGGAGTAGGATTCCTTCTTGAAAGTGATGACGCCTTTCTTGTTGAACATCCAGGCCACGGAACCGGCCTCGCCCATGTTGCCGCCGTGCTTGGTCAACAGGTGGCGGATTTCAGCGACGGTACGGTTCTTGTTGTCGGTGGCAGCCTCGATGAGCATGGCAACGCCGCCGGGAGCGTACCCTTCGTAGACGACCTCGTTGATGTCGCCGCCGGCGATCTCGCCCGTGCCCTTCTTGATGGCGTTTTCAATGCGGTCCTTGGGCAGGTTGACCTGCTTGGCCTTCTGGATGGCCAGCCGCAATGCGGAGTTGTCCTCGGGGTTGCCACCGCCTGCCTTGGCGGCGAGGATGATATCCTTGGCCGCTTTAGTAAAAAATTTCGCCTTCTTGGCGTCCTGACGGCCCTTGCGGTGCTGAATATTGGCCCATTTACTGTGTCCAGCCATGTATTTCCTCCTGAGAATCGTGTCCTGAATGTTGTAGCGCGGGCATATTACCCGGCATCGCCCTTGAAGCCAAGTCCGACGATGAAGACTTCCTTGCTTTCCGCGCGGCTGCTCTTGGGCTTGAAGGTCTTGACCTTGCTGAAGCTCGGACGGATACCGTCAATGTATCCCTTGGTATCGGGGCCCTCGAAGTTCTTGACCACGAAATGGCCGCCCTTCTTGAGATGCTTCAGAGCGATTTCAAACGCTTTTTCGCACAGTTCCAGACTGTTTGCCTGATCCGCGAACTTGACGCCGGTGGTTTTGGGTGCCATGTCGCTTATGACGAGGTCGAATGGGAGAAGCGGCTCCATGGCGGCCAGCAGTTCCGGCGAGTCGGAAAAAACGTCCTCCTGCAGAAAGGTGACGTTTTCCGGAAAAGGGGTATCCGTGGACTGGATGTCCACGCCGAGTACGCGACCGCCCTTGGCGACCTTCTTGGCGGCCCAGAGCGTCCACGAGCCGGGAGCCGCGCCGAGGTCGATGACCGTCTTCGCGCCCTTGAATATCTGAAACCGCTTGTCGATTTCCTGCAGTTTGTAGACGGACCGGGCTGGATAGTTGTCCTGCTTGGCCCGCTTGAAATAGTGGTCCTTGTATTGTTTCACGGCATATGCCTCCATCTGCGGCGTGGAGCTTCTTTAGCCGAATCCGCCGCACAAGCCAAGTTTTCCAATGAGCAACCGTCCCGAGCGCCTGCGCATCATCAACGAACTGGGCCGAAAACAGACCATGCCCGCCGAGAAGGACCACTTCGAAGTCTTTGGCTCCGGCGTGGAGACCGTGTTTCTCGGCCTCGGCCCGGAACCGGAACGGCTGCCTGAGCTGTTTCCCGAATATCGGGCTCCGCTCTACATCGAATGTCCGGACTTCGAACAGCAGGTCGCGGACTTCGCATCACGGGTTCCGGGCTCATTCTGGCGCATCGAACCCGAAATGTTCACTTCGGACTTCGCCGGACAGGTGCGCGTCGTCCGCTACCGGCCCAACCTCAAGGCGTTCCCCTCGTTCTGGGGTCCGCTTGCGGGACGGCTGGCCGCAACGGGCTCCAGAGCGCGCAGCGCCAAGCGCCGGGTCTGGCTCCCCTACCAGACCGAAGACCTGCTGGGCAAGGAACTGTCCCGCGCTTTTCAGGTCGGGGACATAGCCGTCTCCGTCCCGGACGCCGAGGCTTTGGAGCGTTCGCCCGGCACCGAACTGCCAAAAATGCTTGAACAGGAGAAGCCCGAGCTGTTTCTCTCGGTCAACTTCAAGGGGCTGGATCCGTTCGGACTGGGCTTCAACCTGCTGCGCGAAGCAGGCGTGCGGGTGGCGGTCTGGATGGTGGACAATCCATTCAACCTGCTGCCATTGATGAAATCGCCGTTCTGGAAGGAAGCAGACCTGTTCGTGACGGACGCCAGTTTCATCCCGGTGCTTGAATCGCAGGGCGCGAAGAGTGTGCACCATCTTCCGCTGGCAGCCAGCCCCGAGACCTTCCGGGAGGGCGGCCAGCTACCGAAACACGCAAGGGACATATCCGAACACCCGATCTTTGTCGGCCGCTCCGAATTTCCTAAAAAGGATGCCTTCTACGCAGGGCTTTCCCTTCCCGAAGAAGCCATGCAGGAGGCCGAGTCCATGCTGCTTCGCGGCGAGCGCCCGGACTGGTTCTGGTGGCGGAAACGGCTTGGCATCCATGCGCTCTGGCCCGACAACGCAGTCCGCAAGCCGTCGCTTGGCGCCGAGGAATCCGGCAGACGCTGGCGCAGCATGTGCCTGCGAGCCGTGGATAATCTGACCGTATTCGGTGACGACGGCTGGAAGGACGAGGGGCTCTCCGACGTGCGGCCGGTTCTGGACTATTACGCACACCTGCCCGCCGTGTACCGCGCTGCCCCCTTCACGCTGAACATGACCAGCCCCCTGCTCCCGGCCGGGCTGACCCAGCGGCACTTCGACGTTTGGTGCGCGGGCGGCTTTCTGCTTACGGACGAAACAGCGGGACTGGACATCTTTCCGCACGACCTCGTCCGGGCGATCAGCTTCAGGACACCGAACGACATCTCCGGGCTCATGGACGAGTTCTCCGCGAACAAGGGATTCCGGCGCGAGATGCGCGCCGCCTGGGAGTCGCTTATACTGCTGGAACACACCTACGAGAACCGCGTCACCACTCTTTTGAAAAAGCTTGAACTGGACTGACGAACGTTTTTCCAGCCGGATCGGACACATNACGAAAAAATGCTTGCTGCCACGGCCCTTTTGGGGCTAAAAATTCTTCCACCAACGGGGACGTAGCTCAGCTGGGAGAGCACTGCCTTCGCAAGGCAGGGGTCGTGAGTTCAAATCTCATCGTCTCCACCAGATATTTTAAAGGGTTATGAGTTCAAAGGTTAGGCTACCAGGCCATCGACTCACCTTTTTACTCACCTTTCACAAGCCTTCAGTTGCCGCTGGAGGCTTTTTTCATGTCCACAACCTTACTGCCGAAGGCTTTATTCAAAGCCTCTGCCGAATCAGCCAGACTATGGGCGTACCGAGCTGTTGTGGTGACAGACCGATGGCGCAAGATGAGCTGCACAGTAGCCAGATCCACATGCGATCTCAGCAATACCGACGCAGAAAGGTGACGTATGGCGTGAAAACCGAATGGCTTCACCCCGGCACGTTCACACAGTCGCTTCATCATTTTATTGGCGTTGACATACGGTCTATCCGTGACCGGATTGATGAACACGTAGCTCCTGAATCCTGTCTCAAGGCGCTGCTCTTTTAGCGCAGCATAGAGCTTCTGAGTCATCGGAATCCAGTCGAATTCCAATCCACCATCTCTTTTCCGCGTCCAGAGCCGCAAGCGCTCTCTTTCGAAGTCAACGTCTTCCCACTTTAATCTGAACAACTCCCCACGTCTGGCGGCAGTATGCATAAAAGCAAGCAGCATGCGCTTTCTGTGAGGGGCCTCGAAGGCGTGTCCTGACGTTCGAAAGTGGCTTGAAGGCAACTGATCCGATATTTCATAAACCTTCCAGAAGTCTTCCTCCGGAGGGACATATCGTTCCCGGCGCTCTTCCTTATACTTTTCGACATCCCAAGGGCATTCCCCCTCAACCAAACGCGCTCGCTTGCCCCAATTCCAAAGACGCATCAGGTGCTTACGATAGGTATTGGCTCGGTGCCCGCTTTTGTTCTCAGCCATACTGTCAAGCAGCTGTCTCACAACATCATGCGGCACCTCACCAGCGGGCATAACGGGTTTAACACCTGGTCGATTCAGCAGCGCCTTAAAGACGAGCTTTTTCTCCCGAATCGTTCCGGAGCTAATCCCCTTGGCTGTCAACGCCTCCAGATGCTTTGTCATGAGGCTATGCAAGGAGACCGTAGGGGTCCGGTTCGAGAGTTCGCTCAATTTGCGCCGCGTCAAGACCTCCCACTCCAGCGCCTTGGCCCTGGTCGGGAACTTCTTCTCCCTGCGTCCGCCGTCCGGCAGATTGATCCTGCCGAAGATCTCCACCTTTCCTGTCTTTCGGTTCTTCCGTTTGATCGGCACCGAATCCTCCCATACTGGTGGGTCTGAGAGCTTCCACTATTCGCTTTTCAAAGAACAGCCATTCCCCCCCGACTTTAACGCCGCCGAGGGCGTATCCGTGCTTGTAGACCCAATTAACGGATCGAGCAAACGCCGTGGCCACCTCTTCGACCGACACGCGCCGCCCGAGCATTTCATCCATGACCTGCTGCAATCCCATGCCTATTTCCTTCCTGTCGGCCGATAGGCCGTGCGTGTTTCCTTGATATCGATTTTGGTCTGGATCAATCCGGAGCCCTGGCAGCTCACACAGTGACACTCTTCGTCCTCAAAACAGTCCCGATCACTGCCCGTTCCGCCACACTCCGGACACACCTCGACCCAGTATCCGGTCCCGCCGACCTTCTGCTGGTTGAGAATTCTGTCCGCCAACCGCTTGCGATTCTTGAAACCATTCAGCAGCACGACACCCTCTCCCTTACGCGGCCACAAGCTGCCGATATTCGCGGGCCACGGCCTCGCCCTCGTCGGATGCGGCCATGTCCTCATAATCCGGATCAAAATGCCGGTAGAGCGTCGCCAGCATGCCTTCCAGATCCGCAAATTCCTGCCGCGCCTTTGCGGCCTTGGCCGGGATCTCCGCACGCTGCTCCGCGACCAGTGCCAACCCGATCGCCACGAACGCGGCTTGCGAATGTCCGCCGCCCTCGTCCACCCATGCGGACTTGAGCCTGCCGGCAGCTCTGGCAAAATGAGCATGATCGCTTCTGGTCGGCTGGCCGAGGGCTTCAATCATCGCCGTGACCCGCCGTTCGATCCGGCGCAACGACTCGCGAGTCTTCTTTTCGAAGCACTGGCGACGCTCACCCATGCCGCGCACCAGCTCACGCACCGCGTGCAAGGTCAAATATTGTCTGCGCTGTTTCGTCGTCACCTTGTACGCCTCCTAAATTTCGTCTATCCTGTTGTCTTCGATACCTTTGCCAAAGCGGTCTCGCCGGGACGGTCCCGGTGGGGCCGCTTTGTGTACTCGCCCGAGAGCCTGCCTAAGCGGCCTTGTAGAACACTACCCAGTGCGTTTTCAGATTGTGGGTTGTCGTGTGGCCACAAAGCGGATCGGCAGGAAAACAGGGGCGCAGCTCGCTAATCTTGATCTGCGTCTCGTTCCATTTGAAA is from Desulfovibrio oxyclinae DSM 11498 and encodes:
- the ruvC gene encoding crossover junction endodeoxyribonuclease RuvC — encoded protein: MDDACGLVVIGLDPGSRVTGYGIIRELSGQVSLVETGTIRTPVKKQMSTRLGVIHSRIAELIGSHCPVEAAIESVFVSKSATSALKLGQARGAAMAACAVAGLSVAEYEPSKVKKNLVGVGNAPKDQVAFMVAQTLGVKKPDWAEDASDALAIAICHLNERRMRRLTGS
- a CDS encoding RlmE family RNA methyltransferase, coding for MKQYKDHYFKRAKQDNYPARSVYKLQEIDKRFQIFKGAKTVIDLGAAPGSWTLWAAKKVAKGGRVLGVDIQSTDTPFPENVTFLQEDVFSDSPELLAAMEPLLPFDLVISDMAPKTTGVKFADQANSLELCEKAFEIALKHLKKGGHFVVKNFEGPDTKGYIDGIRPSFSKVKTFKPKSSRAESKEVFIVGLGFKGDAG
- a CDS encoding ABC transporter permease, which gives rise to MRSKWQRFKESYFLYSFLRDPIAYISFGILLVLVVSAFGAPIIAPHDPYNPTTIDIMDAEMPPAWYDGGSTEFLLGTDAQGRDMLSTMLYGMRVSIIIGLGAVALQAVIGIVVGLLSGYVRKLDNILMRIADVQLSFSTYMVAIFIGAIFQTVFGVGNYAKVAIPLLIIIIGLAEWPQYARTIRANVLAERKKEYVEAARIIGLSKKRIMWRHILPNTLSPILVISTVQVANAIMSEAALSFLGLGMPVTRPSLGSLITAGFEYIFSGAWWITIFPGIILVALILVINLLGDWLRDYLNPKLYKG
- a CDS encoding glycosyltransferase family protein, with product MSNRPERLRIINELGRKQTMPAEKDHFEVFGSGVETVFLGLGPEPERLPELFPEYRAPLYIECPDFEQQVADFASRVPGSFWRIEPEMFTSDFAGQVRVVRYRPNLKAFPSFWGPLAGRLAATGSRARSAKRRVWLPYQTEDLLGKELSRAFQVGDIAVSVPDAEALERSPGTELPKMLEQEKPELFLSVNFKGLDPFGLGFNLLREAGVRVAVWMVDNPFNLLPLMKSPFWKEADLFVTDASFIPVLESQGAKSVHHLPLAASPETFREGGQLPKHARDISEHPIFVGRSEFPKKDAFYAGLSLPEEAMQEAESMLLRGERPDWFWWRKRLGIHALWPDNAVRKPSLGAEESGRRWRSMCLRAVDNLTVFGDDGWKDEGLSDVRPVLDYYAHLPAVYRAAPFTLNMTSPLLPAGLTQRHFDVWCAGGFLLTDETAGLDIFPHDLVRAISFRTPNDISGLMDEFSANKGFRREMRAAWESLILLEHTYENRVTTLLKKLELD
- a CDS encoding YebC/PmpR family DNA-binding transcriptional regulator, which codes for MAGHSKWANIQHRKGRQDAKKAKFFTKAAKDIILAAKAGGGNPEDNSALRLAIQKAKQVNLPKDRIENAIKKGTGEIAGGDINEVVYEGYAPGGVAMLIEAATDNKNRTVAEIRHLLTKHGGNMGEAGSVAWMFNKKGVITFKKESYSEDDLMEVGLEAGAEDIIDEGEMLSVHCAPSEYVAVQQAFDEAGMTYESSEMQQVPENLVPVDKETGQKVVKLMDFIEDNDDVQNIYVNADFPDDLMEGME
- the ruvB gene encoding Holliday junction branch migration DNA helicase RuvB, coding for MSKCTMPDDTIRPRKLGDFIGQNDLRGNLEVFIKAAQNAGTAMDHTLFYGNPGLGKTTLARIISSELGVNMVSTSGPVMERSGDLAAILTNLERGDILFIDEIHRMPATVEEVLYPAMEDFQIDLVIGSGPGARTVKLDLEPFTLVGATTRIGLLTSPLRDRFGCIFRIDFYSPEELAAIVKRASTIIDVKVSDEGALTIGKRSRGTPRIANRLLRRVKDFASVHGDGNIDRELAEMALDRLDVDPYGLDHMDRRILTLMIEHFGGGPVGVKTLAAACAEEVRTIEDIYEPFLIQCGFLKRTPRGRVATPKAYKHLRMRLEDGDDQLTLI
- a CDS encoding tyrosine-type recombinase/integrase, which codes for MPIKRKNRKTGKVEIFGRINLPDGGRREKKFPTRAKALEWEVLTRRKLSELSNRTPTVSLHSLMTKHLEALTAKGISSGTIREKKLVFKALLNRPGVKPVMPAGEVPHDVVRQLLDSMAENKSGHRANTYRKHLMRLWNWGKRARLVEGECPWDVEKYKEERRERYVPPEEDFWKVYEISDQLPSSHFRTSGHAFEAPHRKRMLLAFMHTAARRGELFRLKWEDVDFERERLRLWTRKRDGGLEFDWIPMTQKLYAALKEQRLETGFRSYVFINPVTDRPYVNANKMMKRLCERAGVKPFGFHAIRHLSASVLLRSHVDLATVQLILRHRSVTTTARYAHSLADSAEALNKAFGSKVVDMKKASSGN
- the ruvA gene encoding Holliday junction branch migration protein RuvA; the encoded protein is MIAYLEGRLLGFDDTSLVLLTPGGVGYEILAPTTVLSRLPQKGGEVQLHIHTAVAEKAIDLYGFGSADDLRLFRTLISIDKLGPKKALAILSKFDADHLREIAFREDVDTMATVPGIGPKSAKQILWFLKDKVDKLASSGKGTTIPTRDAAPAGPQGQYFDALTALKNLGYSEEEVRPMLKAVFEDEPDLDAASAIRATLKQIAKDRS
- a CDS encoding ABC transporter ATP-binding protein, whose amino-acid sequence is MSKLLEVKNVDRHFDISGSIVDQLSFKGGKITREKTLVKAVNNVSLDIRRGETLSVVGESGCGKSTLARTVMGLYQPNAGEIHYDGTRIDTLTGRRRRPYRTRMQMVFQDPYASLNPRMTVKQILEEPVRFHNPNLNRKEVRDIILTTMDQVGVNTAWIDNFAHEFSGGQRQRISLARALVLDPEFVAADEPIAALDVSIQAQILNLMMDAQEQRGLTYLFISHDLSVVEHISTRVAVMYLGCLCELADVKELFGNPQHPYSRALLSAIPRLGGQAGGHIRLSGDVPTPINLPSGCVFHGRCPHADERCRTEVPELLTLESGTSVACHGIEEGRV
- a CDS encoding ABC transporter ATP-binding protein; the encoded protein is MEHLLDIKNLSVEFALRSGNVRAVRDVSLSLGKGERLGLVGESGAGKSVLGFSIINLISKPGFISGGEVIFQGDDISKYPYEKMRRIRGNRISMIFQDPMMTLNPVLTVGTQMKETLRAHMNISDKEATAICIDKLKKVYIPSPEKRLEQYPHEFSGGMRQRIVVAISLLTNPNLIIADEPTTALDVTIQAEIMDLLLELCETENMGLMLITHDLAVVSEVTQRIAVLYAGRVVEVGPTRRIIENPQHPYTQGLIKALPQSAHGNRLNQIPGMMPSLQDMPEGCPFCPRCEHRKDHCATQTPPLRPTEAGGFVACFMEEACNE